A DNA window from Acidobacteriota bacterium contains the following coding sequences:
- a CDS encoding aminopeptidase P N-terminal domain-containing protein: protein MLTASPSEPTTQRTRQRREEFMRRIHGGIAIFPTTPTALRNSDVEHEYRQDTDFYYLTGFEEPNAVAVLAPNHPEHKFVLFVQPKDREREVWTGWRSGEEGAKREYGADAAFTMDKLDEELPKLAEKADRIYYRFGGDPSFDERLIGLMRRFQRQRQREGTGPNSVIDPAELLHEMRLIKTPDELELLRRAVDITCEGHLAAMRAMRPGAYEYEIEAELRYMFRKKGSPRSGYPPVVASGANATVLHYTTNNRRIEDRDLVLIDAGAEFGYYTGDVTRTWPARGSFTEDQALLYQLVLDAQVEAIKAVRPGATFIEPHDRAVRVLTEGLMRLGLLEGEIDKLIEEEAFKKFYMHRTSHWLGMDVHDAGPYKVADEWRRLAPGMVMTIEPGLYIAEDAEGVDPRYRGIGIRIEDDVLVTEQGNQVLSARVPRTIEEIESAMTGSSSGG, encoded by the coding sequence ATGTTAACAGCTAGTCCAAGCGAGCCCACAACACAACGAACCAGGCAGCGGCGCGAGGAGTTCATGCGCCGGATACACGGCGGCATCGCGATATTCCCTACCACGCCGACCGCTCTTCGCAACTCGGACGTCGAGCACGAGTATCGTCAGGACACGGACTTCTATTACCTCACTGGTTTCGAGGAACCGAATGCTGTCGCCGTGCTCGCACCGAACCATCCCGAGCACAAGTTCGTCCTGTTTGTTCAACCAAAGGACCGCGAGCGCGAAGTGTGGACCGGCTGGCGCTCCGGAGAAGAGGGGGCGAAACGTGAGTACGGCGCTGATGCTGCGTTCACTATGGACAAGCTGGATGAAGAACTGCCTAAACTTGCCGAGAAGGCTGATCGGATTTATTACCGCTTTGGCGGCGATCCATCATTCGACGAGCGGCTGATCGGTTTGATGCGCCGGTTCCAGCGCCAGCGGCAGCGAGAAGGGACAGGCCCGAACTCGGTGATTGACCCCGCGGAGCTGCTGCACGAAATGCGGCTGATCAAAACCCCTGATGAGCTCGAACTGCTTCGCCGAGCTGTAGACATCACATGCGAAGGTCATCTTGCCGCGATGCGCGCTATGCGCCCCGGCGCTTACGAATACGAGATCGAGGCCGAGCTGCGCTATATGTTTCGCAAGAAGGGGAGCCCTCGCTCCGGGTATCCGCCCGTTGTAGCGTCGGGCGCAAACGCGACCGTGCTCCACTACACCACGAACAACCGGCGGATCGAGGACCGCGATCTCGTGCTGATTGATGCGGGGGCCGAATTCGGCTACTACACGGGCGACGTAACCAGGACATGGCCGGCGCGGGGGAGCTTCACTGAGGATCAGGCCTTGCTGTATCAGCTAGTGCTCGACGCGCAGGTCGAAGCCATCAAAGCGGTGCGGCCCGGAGCTACATTCATCGAGCCTCACGACCGAGCCGTCCGTGTGCTAACGGAAGGATTGATGCGGCTCGGCTTGCTCGAAGGCGAGATCGATAAGCTAATCGAAGAGGAAGCGTTCAAGAAGTTCTACATGCACCGAACCAGTCACTGGCTTGGAATGGACGTGCACGACGCTGGGCCATACAAAGTCGCGGATGAATGGCGCCGGCTTGCGCCGGGAATGGTTATGACAATTGAGCCCGGTCTTTACATTGCTGAAGACGCGGAAGGCGTCGACCCCCGCTATCGAGGAATTGGCATCCGCATCGAAGACGACGTGCTCGTGACTGAACAGGGAAACCAGGTACTTTCAGCGCGTGTGCCGAGAACCATCGAGGAGATCGAAAGCGCTATGACGGGCTCGAGCTCCGGCGGGTAA
- a CDS encoding iron-sulfur cluster assembly scaffold protein — protein sequence MYSPQIAEHIANPRNVGELENPSGVGDVTNEVCLDRIRLTIRLEGRRLIEAKVKASGCPPTIAAASVLTEMIIGKSVEEIGSLTRKDVADALGHLPPAKAHCAALAIDALRAAIDGFAS from the coding sequence ATGTACAGCCCCCAAATCGCCGAGCACATCGCAAACCCCCGCAACGTCGGCGAGCTCGAAAACCCCTCAGGCGTCGGCGATGTAACCAATGAAGTCTGCCTTGACCGAATCAGGCTGACTATTCGGCTCGAGGGCCGCCGGCTCATTGAAGCAAAGGTCAAGGCGTCCGGCTGTCCTCCGACGATTGCTGCCGCGTCAGTGCTGACTGAAATGATCATCGGAAAGTCTGTTGAAGAGATTGGATCGCTCACTAGAAAAGACGTCGCAGATGCGCTGGGTCATCTGCCGCCCGCCAAGGCCCATTGTGCGGCTCTCGCAATCGATGCGCTCCGTGCCGCGATTGACGGCTTTGCGAGTTAG
- a CDS encoding tetratricopeptide repeat protein, with amino-acid sequence MKISDVLLRLVGGRTPGCPNEADILAYSESRLPAHRSVQCEQHFAGCDDCRQVLAFLGRSEEAAAPLTEEAVSAQTERVLAYIQRDERNRRKPAQKARAAGGFYVSYPRLASVGLVTCAIAAASLFLITRGQAPGQAGMEALRLANKDVRYIEARVSGGFNHSRYAGVTRGGDRHDDELQFNLALIKLKSAMDVTAPVDDRHVLARVYLARGTRADARQALEILNQLAARGVETPEALSDTGVALLQLDRYSDAIEYFSKALAKSPPYGEALFNRALAEERANRNDDARRDWKQFISQASNDNWKTEAIGRLKQLEN; translated from the coding sequence ATGAAAATAAGTGATGTTCTACTACGCCTGGTCGGGGGGAGAACCCCTGGTTGCCCCAATGAAGCTGACATTCTCGCCTATTCCGAAAGCAGACTTCCAGCACACCGCAGTGTCCAGTGCGAGCAGCATTTCGCCGGGTGCGATGATTGCCGGCAAGTCCTGGCTTTTCTTGGACGCTCCGAGGAAGCGGCGGCTCCGCTCACCGAGGAAGCCGTGTCTGCACAGACCGAAAGAGTCCTCGCCTACATACAGAGAGATGAACGCAACCGCCGCAAGCCGGCTCAGAAAGCGCGAGCTGCCGGCGGTTTCTATGTTTCTTATCCGAGACTCGCGTCAGTCGGACTTGTAACATGCGCAATCGCCGCTGCGAGTCTCTTTTTGATTACCAGGGGCCAGGCGCCCGGCCAGGCCGGTATGGAGGCGCTCAGATTGGCCAATAAGGACGTGCGATACATAGAGGCTCGAGTCTCGGGTGGATTCAATCACTCTCGCTACGCGGGCGTGACTCGAGGCGGTGATCGTCACGATGACGAGCTGCAGTTCAACCTCGCCCTCATCAAACTGAAATCGGCCATGGATGTGACCGCTCCAGTCGACGATAGACACGTGTTGGCTCGCGTTTATCTGGCGCGCGGAACACGGGCCGATGCCCGGCAGGCGCTCGAGATTCTGAATCAACTGGCCGCCCGCGGAGTCGAAACGCCCGAAGCGCTCAGCGACACGGGTGTGGCGCTTCTACAACTGGATAGGTACTCCGACGCTATCGAGTATTTCAGCAAGGCTCTGGCGAAGTCTCCCCCTTACGGCGAAGCTCTCTTCAATAGAGCTCTTGCTGAAGAGCGCGCCAATCGCAATGACGACGCGCGGCGGGACTGGAAGCAGTTCATCAGCCAGGCATCGAATGATAATTGGAAGACTGAAGCAATTGGAAGACTGAAGCAATTGGAAAACTGA
- the fes gene encoding enterochelin esterase — translation MKRLAMIAAFALMFSGFRAWPTASGTTTDSSFSSTAELQTKQEMDSPRLARLRKELETGSRDALEQFWKEAASQGTPLVEPIQADDRNVLVTFLWRAREETRNVLVFAGLNGGGIAKNQMRRLPDTDLWYKTYRLPRDARFTYQLSPNDSLVPIEDLEEKDIPARVATFRIDPLNKRGGSIAELPGAPPQLWGVRQPEVPKGSVENVKLKSEILKNERRGWVYTPPGYTRDGKPYGLIVMFDGPIYTLLVPTPAILDNLLAKSKLPPMVAVVLDNPTPYSRVTEFACYEPYAEFIAKEAIPWVRARYNVTADPGQTVVSGVSFGGLAAVFIGFRHPEIFGNVISQSGSFWWKPDSENEPEWLTRQFVASKKLPLRFYLSVGDFERGPTPKGGADMVTVNRHLRDILRAKGYEVGYGECNCGHDFLNWRGMLPDALMAVLGGSLNQKTESKK, via the coding sequence ATGAAAAGACTGGCGATGATTGCCGCATTCGCGCTGATGTTTTCTGGCTTCCGGGCATGGCCCACCGCTTCGGGCACAACAACAGATTCGAGCTTTTCATCGACAGCAGAGCTTCAGACAAAGCAGGAGATGGACAGCCCGCGACTGGCCAGGTTGCGGAAAGAGCTTGAGACCGGAAGCCGCGATGCGCTTGAACAGTTCTGGAAAGAAGCCGCCTCTCAAGGCACTCCGCTTGTCGAACCCATTCAAGCCGATGATCGAAACGTGCTGGTGACTTTTCTCTGGCGGGCCAGAGAAGAAACGAGAAACGTTCTCGTTTTTGCCGGCCTAAACGGCGGCGGCATCGCGAAGAATCAAATGCGCCGCCTGCCGGACACCGACCTCTGGTATAAAACATACCGGTTGCCGCGCGATGCGCGCTTCACATATCAGCTCTCGCCTAACGATTCGCTGGTGCCGATCGAAGACCTCGAAGAAAAGGACATCCCGGCGCGGGTTGCGACGTTCAGAATCGATCCGCTCAACAAACGCGGCGGCTCAATCGCGGAGTTGCCTGGCGCGCCCCCGCAACTGTGGGGTGTGCGACAACCCGAAGTCCCGAAGGGCTCGGTGGAAAACGTGAAGCTAAAGAGCGAGATTCTCAAGAACGAACGTCGAGGCTGGGTCTACACGCCGCCCGGTTACACTCGCGACGGCAAGCCTTATGGATTGATCGTGATGTTCGACGGGCCGATTTACACGCTGCTGGTTCCGACGCCGGCGATTCTGGACAATCTTCTGGCGAAGTCAAAGCTGCCGCCGATGGTTGCCGTCGTGCTCGACAACCCGACTCCCTACTCTCGCGTCACCGAGTTTGCTTGCTATGAGCCGTACGCAGAGTTCATTGCCAAGGAAGCTATCCCGTGGGTGCGGGCACGCTACAACGTCACCGCCGATCCAGGGCAGACGGTCGTGAGCGGCGTAAGCTTCGGCGGTCTGGCCGCAGTCTTCATCGGGTTTCGTCATCCGGAAATCTTCGGCAACGTGATATCCCAGTCTGGTTCGTTCTGGTGGAAGCCGGACAGTGAAAACGAGCCCGAGTGGTTAACTCGTCAGTTCGTCGCCAGCAAGAAGTTGCCGCTGCGGTTCTATCTCAGCGTTGGCGATTTTGAGAGGGGCCCGACGCCGAAGGGCGGTGCTGACATGGTGACTGTGAACCGGCATCTGCGCGATATCTTGAGGGCGAAAGGCTACGAGGTCGGCTACGGAGAATGCAATTGCGGACATGATTTTCTGAACTGGCGCGGGATGCTGCCGGATGCGTTGATGGCGGTGTTGGGCGGTAGCTTGAATCAGAAGACTGAAAGCAAGAAATAA
- a CDS encoding response regulator transcription factor codes for MRILVVEDEAKMASFIKRGLEEEGAAVDISTDGQDGLYRASTGTYDLIILDITLPLMDGLDVCRRLRESRISTPILLLTARDSVDMKVSGLDSGADDYLTKPFAFAELLARIRALRRRDRAEVSLRLQIGDLVLDPLTRRVTRANQPISLTSKEFALLECFMRHPDQVLSRTVLSENVWDETFDSFTNVIDVYVNYLRNKIDRSFSPKLIHTVRGAGYVLRRPETVGEPVGDREQR; via the coding sequence ATGCGTATTCTGGTTGTCGAAGACGAAGCCAAGATGGCCAGCTTCATCAAGCGAGGGCTTGAGGAAGAAGGCGCCGCCGTTGACATTTCTACCGACGGACAAGATGGGCTGTATCGCGCTTCGACCGGTACCTACGACCTAATCATTCTCGACATCACGCTTCCGTTAATGGATGGCCTCGATGTTTGCCGGAGGCTTCGGGAAAGCCGAATCTCGACGCCGATTCTGCTGCTGACTGCCCGCGACTCGGTTGATATGAAGGTTAGCGGACTGGACAGCGGCGCCGACGACTACTTGACCAAGCCCTTCGCATTCGCCGAACTACTCGCCCGGATTCGAGCCCTGCGCCGGCGCGACCGTGCCGAAGTGAGTCTCCGGCTACAAATCGGCGATTTGGTCCTTGATCCTTTGACCCGCCGCGTTACACGAGCGAATCAGCCGATCAGTCTCACGTCCAAAGAGTTTGCGCTGCTCGAGTGCTTTATGCGGCACCCGGATCAAGTGCTTTCGCGAACGGTACTTTCAGAGAACGTGTGGGATGAAACCTTCGACTCCTTCACGAATGTCATCGATGTGTACGTGAACTATCTGCGAAACAAGATAGACCGTAGCTTTTCGCCGAAGCTGATCCACACCGTTCGGGGCGCGGGTTACGTGCTGAGGAGACCGGAAACGGTTGGCGAGCCGGTGGGTGATCGAGAGCAGCGCTAA
- the nifS gene encoding cysteine desulfurase NifS translates to MKVYLDNSATTAMAPEVIEAMLPYFSQEMGNAQSVHSFGQRAKAAVEKARREVASLINAAPAEVVFVSGGTEADNLAVRGIADAHREYGRHIITTTVEHPAVLATCEALEAAGYRVTYLPVSRSGIVSIDDMRQAISDDTILISVMLANNETGTIQPIGEIAAVVAEARTRGLDHLHLHTDAVQAVGKIPVDVKRLGVDLLSLSGHKIHGPKGIGALYVRKGTRLAKLLHGGHHERDRRAGTENVPGIVGLGKAAELARMHLDERVSRMLELRDHLEQDVIFRFPDVRVNGDRQQRVPNISNMSIDGIDGESLLIALDLRGIAVSTGSACASGSLEPSHVLQALGLTRDEVRGSLRFSLGAYTTREEIEYAVSVLAETVVRLREMIPADEAEATKLALS, encoded by the coding sequence ATGAAGGTCTACCTCGACAATAGCGCGACGACGGCAATGGCGCCCGAGGTCATTGAAGCGATGCTGCCTTATTTCTCACAAGAGATGGGCAACGCGCAGTCCGTGCACTCTTTCGGGCAGCGCGCGAAGGCCGCCGTCGAAAAGGCCCGCCGTGAAGTCGCCTCTCTCATCAACGCTGCTCCTGCCGAAGTGGTTTTCGTATCAGGCGGAACCGAAGCAGACAACCTCGCGGTGCGAGGAATAGCCGACGCCCATCGAGAATACGGCCGGCACATCATTACGACTACGGTCGAACATCCGGCGGTGCTCGCAACGTGCGAAGCCCTCGAAGCGGCCGGTTATCGAGTCACTTATCTCCCAGTATCTCGAAGCGGGATCGTCAGCATTGACGATATGCGCCAGGCAATCAGCGACGACACGATTCTGATTTCAGTGATGCTCGCCAACAACGAGACGGGAACGATTCAGCCCATCGGGGAGATCGCCGCCGTGGTCGCCGAAGCTCGAACCCGGGGACTGGATCATCTACATCTTCACACCGATGCGGTTCAAGCAGTCGGCAAGATCCCGGTCGACGTTAAGAGACTCGGAGTTGATCTGCTGTCGTTGTCGGGCCACAAGATTCACGGGCCGAAGGGTATCGGCGCTCTGTACGTTCGAAAGGGAACACGCCTGGCGAAGCTGCTTCACGGCGGTCATCACGAGCGTGACCGAAGAGCTGGTACGGAGAACGTGCCGGGGATCGTCGGTCTCGGAAAGGCGGCTGAGCTTGCACGCATGCACCTCGACGAACGCGTAAGCCGAATGCTCGAGCTGAGGGATCACCTCGAGCAGGACGTGATTTTCCGTTTCCCAGATGTCCGAGTGAATGGTGATAGACAACAGCGCGTGCCCAATATCTCGAACATGAGCATTGATGGTATTGATGGTGAGAGCTTGCTGATCGCGCTTGATCTAAGAGGTATCGCGGTATCAACTGGCTCAGCGTGCGCTTCAGGGTCGCTCGAGCCAAGCCACGTACTGCAGGCGCTTGGGCTCACCCGCGATGAAGTACGCGGGAGCTTGCGCTTCAGCCTGGGGGCTTATACTACGCGAGAAGAGATCGAATACGCGGTTTCTGTCCTCGCGGAAACCGTGGTTCGGCTTCGCGAGATGATCCCGGCTGATGAAGCGGAAGCGACGAAGCTGGCTCTCTCGTAG
- a CDS encoding tetratricopeptide repeat protein, which produces MNKNKYLIGIIGLAIGFIISFFLTQNYNKSNASPASNPTQPGMASAAGGGQQAQQAMMGQVQQVIESAKNSPNDFQAQVEAAKIFNQVGRVAETVEYLNKAYAIDPNQFNQLGGAGAFLGQYYFDQKNYAEAETWFNRAIKAEPKEADLYVALAETYVQREPPQPDQAIPQLQQALGIDPKNGHALGHLVEAYVLKRDARAAEETVKRLKETDPTNQRISILETLVADLKAGKAVSIPKE; this is translated from the coding sequence GTGAACAAGAACAAGTACCTTATCGGCATCATCGGTTTGGCCATCGGATTCATTATCAGCTTCTTTCTCACGCAGAATTACAACAAGAGCAACGCGTCGCCGGCCTCGAATCCGACGCAGCCGGGGATGGCAAGCGCGGCAGGCGGCGGCCAGCAGGCCCAGCAAGCAATGATGGGTCAGGTACAGCAAGTCATCGAGAGCGCCAAGAATAGCCCCAACGACTTTCAAGCGCAGGTTGAAGCTGCGAAGATTTTTAATCAGGTCGGCCGGGTCGCCGAGACCGTCGAATATTTGAACAAGGCGTATGCCATCGACCCGAACCAGTTTAATCAACTCGGGGGCGCGGGCGCCTTCTTAGGTCAGTACTATTTTGACCAGAAGAACTATGCTGAAGCGGAGACATGGTTCAATCGCGCGATCAAGGCCGAACCGAAGGAGGCTGATCTCTACGTTGCGCTGGCTGAAACCTACGTTCAGCGCGAACCGCCGCAACCCGATCAAGCGATCCCGCAGCTTCAACAAGCGCTCGGCATTGATCCCAAGAACGGGCACGCTCTTGGCCATCTTGTTGAAGCCTACGTGTTAAAGAGAGACGCGCGCGCGGCTGAAGAGACGGTCAAACGCCTCAAGGAAACAGACCCGACCAATCAGAGGATCTCTATTTTGGAAACGCTGGTCGCGGACTTGAAGGCTGGCAAGGCGGTGAGCATTCCCAAGGAGTAG
- a CDS encoding cupin domain-containing protein — translation MIIVNRKRAGIINTAHGSELRPLIDRTSSEITQCSLAEEILPPGCAVTPHHHREIEEIYYVVSGRGLMTVGDETSDVEAGDAVYVPRGHRHTLENTGDQPITLLVACGPAFFYEDEIKEARE, via the coding sequence ATGATTATCGTAAACCGCAAACGCGCCGGCATCATCAATACGGCTCACGGCTCCGAGCTTCGGCCGCTCATCGATCGGACGTCGTCGGAAATCACTCAATGCAGTCTCGCTGAAGAGATACTCCCGCCGGGCTGCGCCGTGACTCCACACCATCATCGCGAGATCGAAGAGATTTATTACGTCGTTTCAGGTCGTGGCTTGATGACGGTTGGCGACGAGACTAGTGACGTCGAAGCTGGCGATGCCGTCTACGTCCCGCGAGGCCATCGGCACACTCTTGAAAACACCGGCGATCAACCTATCACGCTGCTCGTCGCTTGCGGCCCGGCATTCTTCTACGAAGACGAAATCAAAGAAGCTCGAGAATAG
- the thiL gene encoding thiamine-phosphate kinase — MPSESEIISRLRRLAGVGDEVAVGIGDDAAVVSLPGGRDLIACCDLMVEGVHFRTEWTTPRLLGRKALAVNLSDIAAMGGLPRFAMISIAIPHKCSSEFIDELFAGLFELADASGVSIIGGDTSSSRDSLFIDVSVIGECESGQAVTRRGAKTGDRIYVSGSLGASSLGLSLLEDGFRLEDLKDRSDARQQAIFKHLAPEPRLKLGRALGEARLATSMIDISDGLSTDLWHVLDESDCGAIIHAEAIPIAECVRSVAAAEPGLDPLRLALNGGEEYELLFAVRPEYQQRAAELATVCGIEITAVGEIVAGRGLQLEREGSLEAVQPAGYEHRFDR, encoded by the coding sequence ATGCCAAGCGAATCGGAAATCATCTCGCGACTGAGAAGGCTGGCCGGTGTCGGCGATGAAGTGGCGGTGGGGATTGGCGACGATGCGGCCGTAGTCAGCTTGCCCGGCGGAAGAGACCTGATCGCGTGCTGCGACCTGATGGTCGAGGGCGTGCACTTTCGCACGGAGTGGACTACACCGCGCCTCTTAGGCCGCAAAGCACTGGCGGTCAACCTGAGCGATATAGCTGCGATGGGCGGCTTGCCGAGGTTTGCGATGATAAGCATCGCGATTCCTCACAAGTGTTCCTCCGAGTTCATCGATGAACTGTTTGCTGGTCTGTTCGAACTTGCAGACGCCAGCGGTGTTTCGATCATAGGCGGCGACACATCAAGCTCGCGTGACTCGTTGTTCATCGACGTAAGTGTGATCGGCGAGTGTGAAAGTGGGCAAGCTGTCACCCGACGAGGCGCAAAGACCGGCGACAGAATCTATGTCAGCGGTTCGCTTGGCGCGTCGTCGCTGGGACTGTCGCTGCTCGAAGACGGGTTCAGGCTCGAAGATTTGAAAGACCGAAGTGATGCCAGGCAGCAGGCGATATTCAAGCACCTTGCGCCCGAGCCTCGATTGAAGCTCGGCCGAGCACTCGGTGAGGCAAGACTGGCGACGTCGATGATTGATATCAGCGACGGTCTTAGCACTGACCTGTGGCACGTACTCGACGAGAGCGATTGCGGCGCGATCATTCATGCCGAGGCCATTCCGATTGCCGAGTGTGTGCGCTCCGTCGCGGCGGCGGAGCCGGGACTTGATCCTCTGAGGTTGGCGCTTAACGGCGGCGAAGAATACGAGTTGCTTTTTGCCGTTCGGCCCGAGTACCAGCAACGAGCCGCCGAGCTGGCAACCGTGTGTGGCATAGAGATCACCGCAGTGGGTGAGATCGTAGCGGGCAGGGGACTACAGCTTGAACGCGAGGGCTCACTCGAAGCGGTTCAACCCGCTGGGTACGAGCATCGGTTTGACCGGTGA
- a CDS encoding DNA polymerase gives MSRAPFQLVTTEPALEKALEAISRHQIIGVDTETTSLDPLQGRVRLLQFATPEQSFVIDLFQLPAMRHAGLRELLSSTKPIKTLHNAKFDVKMLLHHFDLETRGLFDTLLASQLIGAGRHEGGHGLAAVSDRHLGELVDKSLQISDWSRELTDAQYEYAAKDAALMLPLYEKLSAGLHELNLEEVARLEFDCVLPIAAMELAGMALDVDCWRRLVAGLERAHEVLSDELKRELAAGIPQLTLFGEPPNINLDSPTQITDALAHMGIKVEGTRSLHLQALAKDHPAIEKLLEYRSVQKLLSSYGLALLEHVSPVTGRIHADFRQMGATGGRMSCSDPNLQQVPNTPEYRSCFRAPSGRKLVIADYSQIELRILADWSQDTALVKALLSGEDLHCVTASQMFGIPLEQVSKDQRAAAKQLNYGIMYGLGAQGLGARIGCSLDEAEILLRKYFDAYSGVAAFLRDAADRAVTDRESRTRSGRLIYFSFDANDRSQVGATQRLGKNAPIQGSSADIIKRALALLYDALKPLDAKIVNCVHDEIVIEVAEAQAEECAAILDREMMEAAREFIRSVPVAVDIVIGDAWLK, from the coding sequence GTGAGCAGGGCGCCCTTTCAACTCGTTACCACGGAGCCAGCCCTGGAAAAGGCTCTGGAAGCCATTTCTCGCCATCAGATCATCGGTGTCGACACCGAGACTACCTCGCTCGATCCCCTTCAGGGCAGAGTGAGGTTGCTTCAGTTTGCAACTCCCGAACAGAGCTTCGTCATCGACCTCTTTCAGCTTCCGGCGATGAGACACGCGGGGCTGCGCGAGCTGCTGTCATCGACCAAGCCGATCAAAACTCTCCACAATGCCAAGTTCGATGTGAAGATGCTGCTTCATCACTTCGATCTCGAAACGCGCGGGCTGTTCGACACATTGCTGGCGAGCCAGTTGATCGGCGCCGGTCGACACGAAGGCGGGCACGGCCTCGCCGCTGTTAGCGATCGTCATCTCGGCGAGCTCGTGGACAAATCCCTCCAGATTAGCGACTGGTCGCGGGAGCTCACCGACGCTCAATACGAGTACGCGGCGAAGGATGCGGCGTTGATGTTGCCGCTCTACGAGAAACTTTCGGCCGGCCTTCATGAACTGAACCTGGAGGAAGTGGCCAGGCTCGAGTTTGATTGCGTCCTGCCTATCGCGGCGATGGAGCTCGCAGGCATGGCGCTTGATGTGGATTGCTGGCGCCGGCTCGTAGCCGGTCTCGAGCGCGCGCACGAGGTGTTGTCCGATGAGCTGAAACGTGAGCTGGCAGCGGGGATTCCCCAGCTCACGCTGTTCGGCGAGCCGCCAAACATCAACCTCGATAGTCCGACGCAGATAACGGACGCGCTTGCCCACATGGGCATCAAGGTTGAAGGCACGCGAAGCTTGCACCTTCAAGCGCTTGCAAAGGATCATCCCGCGATCGAAAAGCTCTTGGAATATCGTAGTGTCCAGAAGCTTCTTTCGAGCTACGGTCTTGCGCTGCTCGAACACGTCAGTCCCGTCACCGGACGCATCCACGCGGACTTCAGGCAAATGGGCGCCACTGGCGGACGCATGAGTTGCTCTGACCCAAATCTACAGCAGGTACCCAACACGCCCGAATATCGCTCGTGCTTTCGCGCGCCATCGGGCCGCAAGCTTGTGATCGCGGACTATTCGCAGATCGAGCTGCGCATACTCGCCGATTGGTCCCAAGACACCGCGCTGGTTAAAGCCCTGCTGTCTGGCGAGGACTTACATTGCGTGACTGCCAGTCAGATGTTCGGCATCCCGCTGGAACAGGTGTCCAAGGATCAACGCGCGGCGGCAAAGCAGCTCAACTACGGAATTATGTACGGACTGGGCGCTCAGGGGTTAGGCGCGCGAATCGGATGCTCGCTCGACGAGGCCGAGATACTGTTACGGAAATACTTCGATGCGTATAGCGGAGTGGCCGCGTTCCTGCGAGATGCGGCCGACCGAGCGGTGACGGATCGCGAAAGCCGCACACGCTCGGGCCGGTTGATCTATTTCAGTTTCGACGCGAATGATCGCAGCCAGGTGGGCGCTACTCAGCGGCTCGGAAAGAACGCGCCGATTCAGGGCTCATCGGCGGACATCATCAAGCGCGCGTTGGCGCTGCTGTATGATGCGCTCAAGCCGCTGGACGCGAAAATCGTGAACTGCGTTCACGACGAGATTGTCATCGAAGTGGCCGAGGCACAGGCCGAGGAGTGCGCGGCGATTCTCGATCGCGAAATGATGGAAGCAGCACGGGAGTTCATCCGCAGCGTGCCCGTCGCGGTCGATATCGTGATCGGGGATGCGTGGTTGAAGTAG
- the iscX gene encoding Fe-S cluster assembly protein IscX — MPEVNWTDTEEIAIRLLEAHPDVDPLTVRFTDLHRWVMELQGFAGDAKESNEKKLEAIQMVWYEEWQEEHG; from the coding sequence ATGCCCGAAGTGAATTGGACCGACACCGAAGAAATCGCCATCAGGCTGCTGGAAGCTCACCCGGATGTTGATCCGCTCACCGTGCGCTTCACGGACTTGCACCGATGGGTGATGGAACTGCAGGGTTTCGCCGGCGATGCCAAGGAGTCCAACGAGAAGAAACTCGAAGCGATTCAGATGGTCTGGTACGAAGAGTGGCAGGAGGAGCATGGATAG
- a CDS encoding DUF3303 family protein, protein MANTLYMVVEHFKNKDAVPVYQRFRDRGRMAPQGLVYVSSWVDENLERAYQLMETADRTLLDQWMANWSDIVDFEVFPVLTSKEAAEKIAPSLEP, encoded by the coding sequence TTGGCTAATACCTTGTACATGGTCGTCGAGCACTTCAAGAACAAGGACGCTGTGCCGGTCTATCAGCGGTTTCGTGACCGTGGCCGGATGGCTCCGCAGGGGTTGGTGTACGTGTCCAGTTGGGTTGATGAAAACCTAGAGCGCGCCTACCAACTTATGGAGACGGCAGACCGGACGCTTCTCGATCAATGGATGGCAAATTGGAGTGACATCGTGGACTTCGAGGTGTTTCCGGTTTTGACTTCAAAAGAAGCGGCCGAGAAGATCGCGCCCTCGCTGGAACCGTGA